The following coding sequences lie in one Coxiella endosymbiont of Amblyomma americanum genomic window:
- the pcnB gene encoding polynucleotide adenylyltransferase PcnB produces the protein MIVEGRGLAISHGAISPNALKVLRRLNKSGYRAFLVGGSVRDILLGIRPKDFDIATNAHPLEIQKLFKNSRLIGKRFLLVHVFFSNEIVEVSTFRSNTSIFFKKTSREKKKTKQLTNNNAYGTLEEDASCRDFTVNALYYDINNFSIIDFTNGMKDLERGLIRMIGNPTQRYHEDPIRLLRAVRLAAKLNFKIHMDTKKPLLRLHNLLRHVPRTRLFAELLKMFCVGHAQRSYQLLKYTNYMGMLFPEMIAFLERNQNANYQNLIEYSLKSIDERYYNKQTLNPGFLLAIFLWPVVQETVEKHFQKDKKLFSSFYYGINHTLYLQKKTLAIPRRLMKMIRSIWLLQYHLEQQSYNHVYKVSQERFFPAALNFLELRERTGEPLTTIVYWWRIFLNGNTKQREQLINKLKG, from the coding sequence ATGATTGTAGAGGGAAGAGGTCTTGCTATCTCTCACGGTGCAATTAGTCCAAATGCTCTCAAGGTGCTTCGCCGATTAAACAAGTCCGGCTACAGGGCTTTTCTGGTTGGGGGTAGCGTAAGAGATATCCTGTTGGGGATTCGACCTAAGGATTTTGATATTGCAACCAACGCTCACCCACTAGAGATTCAGAAGCTCTTCAAAAATAGCCGTCTTATCGGAAAACGGTTTCTTTTGGTGCACGTTTTTTTTTCTAACGAAATTGTCGAGGTATCTACTTTTCGTTCTAACACGTCAATATTTTTTAAGAAAACGTCTCGAGAAAAAAAAAAGACAAAGCAGTTAACAAATAATAACGCTTATGGAACACTTGAAGAAGACGCCAGTTGTCGAGATTTTACAGTAAACGCGCTGTATTACGATATAAATAATTTTTCAATCATAGACTTTACTAATGGAATGAAAGATCTAGAGAGAGGTTTGATTCGCATGATTGGTAATCCCACTCAGCGATATCATGAAGATCCTATTCGATTATTAAGAGCCGTGCGATTAGCAGCAAAGCTCAATTTTAAGATTCACATGGATACAAAAAAACCTCTTCTACGATTACACAATCTCTTGCGTCATGTGCCTAGAACTCGCTTATTCGCGGAATTATTAAAAATGTTTTGTGTGGGACACGCACAACGTTCTTACCAACTATTGAAGTACACTAACTACATGGGAATGTTATTTCCAGAAATGATCGCTTTTCTGGAAAGAAATCAGAATGCAAATTATCAAAATTTGATTGAATATTCTTTAAAATCAATAGACGAACGTTATTACAACAAGCAAACATTAAACCCAGGATTTTTACTCGCTATTTTCTTATGGCCTGTAGTGCAAGAAACAGTAGAGAAACATTTTCAGAAAGACAAGAAATTATTTTCCTCATTTTACTATGGAATAAATCACACCCTTTATCTGCAAAAAAAAACGTTAGCTATTCCACGTCGTTTGATGAAAATGATACGCTCCATTTGGTTATTGCAATATCATTTGGAGCAGCAGAGTTACAATCATGTTTATAAGGTTTCTCAAGAACGTTTTTTTCCAGCAGCATTGAATTTTTTAGAACTACGAGAACGTACGGGTGAACCTTTAACTACGATCGTTTATTGGTGGCGTATTTTTCTTAATGGTAACACTAAACAACGCGAACAATTAATAAATAAATTGAAAGGTTGA
- the folK gene encoding 2-amino-4-hydroxy-6-hydroxymethyldihydropteridine diphosphokinase has protein sequence MIVYIGVGSNLNFPIKQVKTAIANLAMLPKTVILHYSSFYKSRPTGPQDQPNYINAVAVLETTLLPTALLKALKNLEKTQGRKCSKIRWGARAIDLDILLYGKSIIRSKVLSVPHPQLQLREFVLYPLSEVAPDLVLPTTGESILTLKKLCPANGIKRLINFTYLQNVECEKL, from the coding sequence ATGATAGTTTATATTGGCGTTGGTTCTAACCTTAATTTTCCTATTAAACAAGTAAAAACTGCAATTGCTAATTTGGCGATGTTACCAAAAACAGTAATTTTACATTACTCTAGTTTTTATAAAAGCCGTCCCACAGGTCCTCAAGATCAGCCAAATTATATAAATGCTGTTGCAGTCTTAGAAACAACATTATTGCCTACAGCGCTTTTAAAAGCGCTAAAAAATTTAGAAAAAACACAAGGGCGTAAGTGTTCTAAAATACGATGGGGAGCGCGTGCCATAGATCTTGACATTTTGCTATACGGTAAGAGTATAATACGAAGCAAGGTGCTTTCTGTTCCTCACCCACAACTTCAGCTGAGAGAGTTTGTACTTTATCCTTTATCCGAGGTTGCACCCGATCTAGTTTTACCAACAACAGGCGAATCTATTTTAACATTGAAAAAACTTTGTCCCGCAAATGGTATAAAGCGGTTGATTAATTTTACTTATCTACAAAATGTAGAATGTGAAAAACTGTAG
- the coaD gene encoding pantetheine-phosphate adenylyltransferase — protein sequence MNRKMLTSLTRKKSAMVVYPGTFDPLTQGHIDIVRRALFLFENITIACYASPIIGDRTSYLSLSERVRLIKEVFSDSPNIKVVSFKGLLVDFVKQNNTPIILRGLRSVADFDYELQLAYMNYRLSPEIETVFLSAREGYNYISGTLVREIMELGGDISSFVPVPISEWLKKRKK from the coding sequence ATGAACAGGAAGATGCTTACTAGTTTAACAAGAAAGAAGTCAGCTATGGTTGTTTATCCTGGTACCTTTGACCCCTTAACGCAAGGTCACATTGACATTGTTAGACGCGCTTTATTTCTTTTTGAGAACATCACTATAGCTTGTTATGCTTCTCCGATTATTGGCGACAGAACGTCTTATTTATCTCTATCCGAACGCGTTCGTTTGATTAAAGAGGTGTTTTCTGATAGTCCCAATATAAAAGTCGTGTCTTTTAAAGGATTATTAGTTGATTTCGTAAAACAGAATAATACTCCAATCATACTACGCGGTCTGCGTAGTGTTGCTGATTTTGATTATGAACTACAATTAGCATATATGAATTACCGTTTATCGCCAGAGATTGAAACTGTTTTCCTGTCCGCCAGAGAAGGATATAATTACATTTCTGGAACCTTGGTAAGGGAAATCATGGAGTTAGGTGGCGATATATCTTCTTTTGTACCTGTACCTATCTCTGAATGGCTAAAAAAAAGGAAAAAATAA
- a CDS encoding YfhL family 4Fe-4S dicluster ferredoxin, which yields MALRITEECINCDVCEPECPNEAISMGELIYEINPDQCTECIGHFDEPQCRQVCPVDCIPLGFPESNDALMEKYHRLQLLRDIQLIRKA from the coding sequence ATGGCATTGAGAATTACGGAAGAGTGTATTAATTGTGATGTCTGTGAGCCAGAGTGTCCAAATGAAGCTATTTCTATGGGTGAACTAATCTACGAGATAAATCCCGACCAATGCACCGAATGCATAGGGCACTTTGACGAACCACAATGCCGACAAGTATGTCCAGTAGACTGCATACCTTTAGGATTTCCAGAATCCAATGACGCCTTAATGGAAAAGTACCATCGTTTACAATTGCTCCGCGACATACAATTAATAAGGAAAGCTTGA
- the rpmG gene encoding 50S ribosomal protein L33 yields MAIKIREKIMLQSTGKTKYGRLTCTCYTTTKNKRNTEGKLAVRKFDRRAWNPKTGKLGMHVLFKEGKIPK; encoded by the coding sequence ATGGCTATTAAAATTCGTGAAAAGATTATGCTACAATCCACCGGAAAAACTAAATATGGTAGATTAACTTGCACCTGTTACACGACTACAAAGAATAAAAGAAATACCGAAGGAAAATTAGCTGTCAGAAAATTTGACCGGCGTGCTTGGAATCCAAAAACGGGGAAGCTTGGAATGCATGTGCTTTTTAAAGAAGGAAAAATACCGAAATAA
- the rpmB gene encoding 50S ribosomal protein L28: MARICQVTGKRPQVGNKVSHANNKTKRRFLPNLKKRRLWFSEEGRFLTLKVSIHGMRIIDKLGVKAVLLKRNI; encoded by the coding sequence ATGGCAAGAATATGTCAAGTAACTGGAAAGCGACCTCAAGTTGGGAATAAAGTATCTCATGCAAACAACAAAACAAAACGCCGTTTCCTACCAAATTTAAAGAAACGTCGACTGTGGTTTTCGGAGGAAGGGCGCTTTTTGACTTTGAAAGTATCTATTCACGGTATGCGCATTATTGACAAGTTAGGTGTTAAAGCAGTACTCCTTAAAAGGAATATTTAG
- the dut gene encoding dUTP diphosphatase encodes MPYCIQLKILDKRLGKQIPLPTYATDGSAGIDLRACIDKPLSVYSGKTYIIDTGFAIHLCDPNVAAIILPRSGLGHHHGIVLGNLIGLIDSDYQGPIVISCWNRSQCLYIVQPGERIAQLVVVPILKIGFEIVKKFKKSNRSTGSFGSSGQY; translated from the coding sequence ATGCCATATTGTATCCAATTAAAAATTTTAGATAAACGTCTTGGAAAGCAAATACCACTGCCCACTTATGCGACAGATGGTTCGGCTGGGATTGATTTGCGAGCGTGTATCGATAAGCCGCTAAGTGTTTATTCTGGAAAAACTTATATAATCGATACTGGGTTTGCAATCCACCTCTGTGATCCCAATGTCGCAGCTATTATATTACCTAGATCAGGGCTAGGGCATCACCATGGAATTGTTTTAGGCAATCTCATTGGTTTGATTGATTCTGATTACCAAGGTCCAATAGTGATTTCCTGTTGGAATCGCAGTCAATGCCTTTACATTGTTCAACCGGGAGAAAGAATTGCGCAACTAGTAGTAGTACCTATTCTAAAAATAGGGTTTGAAATAGTTAAAAAATTTAAAAAAAGCAACAGAAGCACGGGAAGTTTTGGAAGCTCTGGTCAGTATTGA
- the pyrE gene encoding orotate phosphoribosyltransferase: MEEEIAKILLDINAVTFNFKKPYRFSSGLLSPIYCDNRLIISYPEKRKIVIDSLLHLIKKNDLQFDVISGIATASIPHAAWIADRLDSPMIYVRNKRKTHGKKTQIEGNLRLGQKVLIVEDLISVGRSTVASARILRQFATVEDCVTIFSYQLLKAQQNCTKVNLNYYALSNFKILINVALFEGYITKREKKKAIIWNENPENWKP, translated from the coding sequence ATGGAAGAAGAAATAGCAAAAATTTTACTTGATATTAACGCGGTTACTTTCAATTTTAAAAAACCTTATCGCTTTTCTTCAGGATTATTATCTCCTATCTACTGTGACAATCGCCTTATTATTTCCTACCCAGAGAAACGTAAAATAGTTATCGATTCTTTATTACATTTAATTAAAAAAAACGACTTGCAATTTGATGTCATATCAGGCATTGCAACTGCAAGTATTCCGCATGCTGCTTGGATAGCGGATCGGTTAGATTCACCAATGATATACGTGAGAAATAAAAGAAAAACCCATGGAAAAAAAACTCAGATTGAAGGAAACCTAAGACTAGGACAGAAGGTACTAATAGTTGAAGATCTGATCAGTGTTGGAAGAAGCACTGTCGCTTCTGCGCGCATACTACGTCAATTCGCAACCGTCGAGGATTGTGTCACTATTTTTTCCTATCAATTGCTTAAAGCACAACAAAACTGTACCAAAGTTAATCTTAACTATTATGCTCTTTCTAATTTCAAAATTTTAATTAACGTTGCGCTTTTCGAAGGTTATATTACTAAAAGAGAAAAAAAGAAAGCCATAATTTGGAATGAGAATCCCGAAAACTGGAAACCCTAA
- the murI gene encoding glutamate racemase: MENYTRSQLPIGVFDSGVGGLTVLQELINHLPSESYTYLGDTARVSYGTKSCSTIVNYAIRMASLLVKQGIKLLVVACNTVSAVALSFLKTQFPDIPIVGVIEPGAREAVNTTKNNRVVLLATETTIRSGIYPKIIFTLNPNISINSYVCGLFVALAEEGCINNEIAMLVTRKYLEPVVNNRCQYDSVILGCTHFPIFTDSLVKILGKKINIINTAMATAVTTKSIIRKKRLENTTLHSRLKFLVTDSPERFARIGEIFLGRYINPNTVYLIDNKNQ; encoded by the coding sequence GTGGAAAATTATACACGGAGTCAGCTACCCATTGGGGTATTTGATTCAGGAGTAGGTGGACTTACGGTGTTGCAGGAGCTCATTAATCATTTGCCTAGTGAGTCCTACACTTATCTGGGTGATACCGCTAGGGTATCTTATGGAACAAAAAGTTGTAGTACGATCGTGAACTACGCTATACGTATGGCATCCCTGCTTGTAAAACAGGGTATTAAATTATTAGTGGTGGCTTGTAATACCGTTTCTGCGGTGGCATTGTCTTTTCTTAAAACACAGTTTCCAGATATTCCTATTGTAGGTGTTATAGAACCGGGGGCTCGAGAAGCAGTTAATACTACTAAAAATAACCGAGTAGTCTTACTTGCTACTGAAACTACCATTCGATCTGGAATTTATCCAAAAATCATATTTACACTAAATCCCAACATTAGCATCAATAGTTATGTCTGTGGATTGTTTGTGGCACTAGCGGAAGAAGGATGTATTAATAATGAAATTGCAATGCTTGTGACAAGAAAATACTTAGAACCCGTTGTTAATAATCGTTGTCAATATGATTCTGTTATTTTAGGGTGTACGCATTTTCCAATTTTTACTGATTCGTTGGTAAAAATTCTTGGAAAGAAAATCAACATCATCAATACAGCAATGGCAACTGCGGTAACAACAAAATCGATTATTCGAAAAAAACGCTTAGAAAACACAACTCTGCATTCTAGACTAAAATTTTTAGTTACTGATTCTCCAGAGCGATTTGCTCGAATTGGAGAAATCTTTCTCGGTCGTTACATTAATCCTAATACCGTTTACTTGATTGATAACAAAAACCAATAA
- the rph gene encoding ribonuclease PH yields the protein MRTNKRATDELRHLTFITQFTSYAEGSVLVEMGQTKVICNASVIAGVPRFLKNSGHGWLTAEYSMLPRATCNRTDREAVKGKQEGRTIEIQRLIGRSLRAALDLKLLGPYTITLDCDVIQADGGTRTAAINGGCVALIQALQFLRRIGTLQQDPLKYLVAAVSVGIYNNIPILDLDYTEDSNAHTDMNVVMTDRDTFIEIQGTAERYSFYAKELGELINLARLGIKHIIAKQKEVLKKRGG from the coding sequence GTGCGTACAAACAAAAGAGCGACTGATGAGTTGCGACATCTTACTTTTATTACTCAATTTACTTCTTACGCTGAAGGCTCTGTGTTAGTGGAAATGGGACAGACAAAAGTAATTTGTAATGCTAGTGTCATTGCAGGTGTCCCGCGTTTTCTTAAGAACAGTGGCCACGGATGGTTAACTGCCGAGTATAGTATGTTGCCACGTGCTACCTGTAATCGCACAGATCGCGAAGCTGTAAAAGGTAAACAAGAAGGAAGAACAATAGAAATTCAGAGATTAATTGGTCGTTCCTTACGAGCAGCCCTCGATCTAAAGTTACTCGGTCCTTACACAATTACTCTTGACTGTGACGTTATTCAAGCAGATGGCGGTACTCGAACAGCAGCTATCAATGGTGGTTGTGTTGCTTTGATACAAGCGTTGCAATTCTTGCGAAGAATAGGTACTTTACAACAAGATCCACTGAAATATTTAGTTGCGGCCGTCTCTGTCGGAATCTATAACAATATTCCCATCTTAGACCTTGATTATACTGAAGATTCTAATGCTCACACAGATATGAACGTTGTGATGACTGATAGGGATACTTTTATTGAGATTCAAGGTACTGCAGAGAGATATTCTTTTTATGCTAAAGAACTGGGCGAGTTAATTAATCTTGCGCGTCTGGGTATTAAGCACATCATCGCAAAACAAAAGGAAGTCCTAAAAAAGAGAGGAGGTTAG
- the gmk gene encoding guanylate kinase translates to MDKRQRSHLFVVSAPSGAGKTSLVRALVGELDEIKISISYTTRPLRFGDCSGVDYIFINENQFQQMIRQGALLEHARVHNHHYGTSKTWVLKQLRAKKDVLLEIDWQGARQIRKLFPFAVTIFILPPSMHALRERLMKRHESNNSTGVIQRLSTAHEEIAHYIEYDYLVINDNFKSAVQDLIYIISAVRLQKEVQRMKFTKLLAELLKN, encoded by the coding sequence TTGGATAAAAGACAAAGGTCACATCTCTTTGTCGTATCAGCTCCTTCCGGAGCTGGAAAAACTAGTTTGGTTCGCGCGTTGGTTGGTGAATTGGATGAAATAAAAATTTCTATTTCTTACACTACTCGACCACTACGATTTGGAGATTGTAGTGGTGTGGATTATATTTTTATTAACGAAAATCAATTTCAGCAGATGATAAGACAAGGTGCTTTACTAGAACATGCCAGAGTGCATAACCATCATTATGGAACTTCTAAGACATGGGTTCTAAAGCAATTAAGAGCCAAAAAAGATGTTCTATTAGAAATCGATTGGCAAGGTGCTCGTCAAATACGCAAGTTGTTTCCATTTGCAGTTACTATTTTCATACTGCCTCCATCAATGCACGCTTTGCGAGAACGTCTGATGAAGAGACATGAAAGTAACAACAGTACTGGTGTTATACAAAGATTGTCAACTGCTCATGAAGAAATAGCTCATTATATAGAGTATGATTATCTTGTGATCAACGACAATTTTAAGTCAGCAGTACAGGACTTGATTTATATTATTAGCGCCGTTCGATTACAAAAAGAGGTTCAGAGAATGAAATTTACAAAGCTACTGGCGGAGCTTTTAAAAAACTAG
- the rpoZ gene encoding DNA-directed RNA polymerase subunit omega — MARVTVEDCLRHVKNRFDLILKAAKRAHVLELGGADPMVPPDNDKSTVIALREIAAGYDVTKNIDIYTVEEDMKSTNIVFSHVPNNKKTVATS; from the coding sequence ATGGCGCGTGTTACTGTTGAAGATTGCCTGCGGCACGTTAAAAACCGTTTTGATTTGATATTAAAAGCAGCAAAGAGGGCTCATGTGTTAGAGTTAGGAGGGGCTGATCCTATGGTTCCTCCAGACAATGATAAGTCCACTGTTATTGCGCTTCGGGAAATTGCTGCTGGGTATGACGTGACAAAAAATATTGATATTTATACCGTAGAAGAAGACATGAAAAGTACTAACATTGTTTTTTCTCATGTTCCTAATAATAAGAAAACTGTGGCTACTTCCTAA